The Lewinellaceae bacterium nucleotide sequence GAATAGAAAATCCGGTGGCATCCCAAAACGTCGATATGGAAAAGGCAAAAACCAAAGAAAAACCATTGATCCTGCTTGTTGAGGACAACCCTGATGTCGTGGCCTATGTGGCCTCCTGCCTTGGGGGCTACAGGCTGGCCGTCGCCAAAAATGGGCAGGAAGGGTATGACATTGCCACCGAGATCATTCCCGACCTGATCATCAGCGATGTGATGATGCCCGTGATGGACGGGTTTGAATTTTGCCGGAAAGTCAAGTCCGATGAACGAACGGATCACATCCCCGTGATCATGCTCACCGCACGTGCCGACATGGACAGTAAAATAGAAGGGCTGGAACTGGGAGCCAACGCCTATCTGCCCAAACCTTACGAAAAGCAGGAATTGTTGCTGACCATCAGGAACCTGTTCGAGCTGAGAGATAATATGCGGAGGCGCCATCAAAATATTGCCGGTTTGGTTGATGCATCTGAACCAAAAAATATGAAGGAAGCAGCCATCGAAGATCCATTTGTTGCCAGAGTCCGGGAGATGATTGAAGAACACATAACCGATTTCAATCTGAATGTCGATCAGCTGGCCAAAGAGCTGTACCTCAGCCCTTCCCAGTTCCGGCGAAAGCTGGATGCATTGACCGGTTTTTCTCCCAACAGCTTCATCCGTTTCCTGAGGTTGAAAAAAGCAAAAACATTGTTGCAGGATCCGGAATTGAGCATCACCGCCGTTGCTTTTGACAGTGGATTTAGTGATCCCAGTTATTTTACCAGGGTGTTTAAGCAGGAGTTTGGGAAGACGCCAGTGGATTGGCGGATGGAAAATCCAAGCGAGGCGTTACCTTGACAAGGTGACACACTGGATTAAAGTACTTACCTTTGACATATGAAAAAACCACTGAGGTACCGCAACGGCATCCCATTCTTTTACGATAAAACTGCAACAGATTTTAAAAAGGATATCTACGAACGGTATGATGATATGGTGGTTCGGCAAACGGCCCTTCATCTCGCCGATGCTTTATGGGGGCACTATCCGATACAGGCCGTTTTGGATTTCGCTGAAGAACACTATCAAAATTACCCGGAACACAATATCCTGGAGGTCGGGTGTGGTGTAGGGCGCTGGATTGGCAGTCTGGCAAAGAGCTTTCCAAAATCAAAATGCCATGGAATTGATTACAGTTACCAGATGCTGAAGCGGGCGCGTGAATTTTGGGTGGACGGTAAAGAATTGATCATTGACTTGAGAAGTAAGGGGTTTTCGGACCGGCTGAAGATACAGGGGCATCAACTGGAGAATTTACAATTGGGTTTAGCGAAAGCATCAGATCTGCCCTTTGCAAAGGAGAGCCAGGATCTGGTACTGAGCAGTTTTTTATTGGACAGACTGGAAAACCCGGGAGAAGGTTTGCTGGAAATGCATCGTGTTCTAAAACCCAATGGCCTGCTCATTTTAATCACCCCGCTCAATTTCAAACAGGCTGAACACTGGGCGGCCTATTATCCTCCTGTTAAACTTGTCGAATTATTGACGAAAATCGGCTTTGCCATAATAGACTGGCAGGAAGAAATCATCATCCGGGAGCCCATTGATTTCCGGGACAATGCGGTGACCTGGAAATGTTTAGGGGTTATTGCGAGTAAAGCGAAATGATTACTTATTACGGTGTAACAAAAGATTCATTATAGTTTTTCAATAGGGGGATTTTACAGATTTTTCCTGGGAATTAAATTTCAATTAGCGAAGGAAACACAAAAACCAACACTACAAGGCTTTTAGCCCTTTTTTATGGTCGTTTTTTGGAGGCCTAAAGGCCTGGGGTTTGATGATATTTTTTACCCAGCGCTAAAGCACTGGGCAATCAAAATTTTATTTAAAGACATTATTTTTGTTATACGGCCATAAGTAGTTCGTCTGGAATAAGGAATGAACACCCTGAATGTTAATTTCTGCCTCACCAGGTTCATTTTTACCATCCCATAAAATAATACCTGCCCGTTTTTCATTATGTCTTTAGGTTAAAGTAATAAAGCTAAACATCCCAGGGAAAATTAATCCAACTTCTTTCAAAAACACCTAAATGTTATCCCGAAAATGATTAGACTTTATTTATCTACTTGTTTTATTGTATTTACTTTTCTTCAGGCAAATGCCAGTTTTTTTACTACATTTTATTCCAAAAACACCCCTGCAAGGCAACTTTCAGGAACGAAAGCCCCATGGGTGAAAAATGCCGGGCAGTGGGATGGGGACATTTTGTATGTAGCCCATACCTTTTCAGGAAATATCATCATTAATAAGGCAGGTGAAATCCTTTACGCCTTGCCCGTGGATAGTACCTCAGGTTATGTATTGAAAGAAAGATTTGCAGGAAATACAACAAAATATTCCCGGAAGATGCCCTCCGGCGAGCAAAAAGCGCTTTCAGTTTTCAACTATTTCATCGGCAATGACCCATCGTCCTGGAAAACGAATATACCCAGCTATGAGATGCTGAACCTGGGGGAGATCTGGCCGGGTGTTGACCTCAAACTCAACGCTTATAACGATAATGTGGAGAAGCTGTTTTATGTAAAACCCAACATTGATCCACGATCCATTCAAATGGCCATTGACGGGGCGGATAAACTGGAAATATCCCCCAACGGCAATTTGATCGTGTTCACACCCGCCGGGAAATTATCATATTCTGCTCCTGTGGCCTACCAGTGGATCAATGGCAGGAAACGTTTCGCGAAAGCGCAATATAAAATAGAGGAAACGGAAAAAAATACCTATGCTTTCCTGGTGGAAGATTATGATCCGAATTACGAACTGATCATCGATCCATTATTGGCTTCTACCTTTATGGGGGATGGCGGCAATGACTGGGGCAATGCCCTGACCGTGGACGAAAGTGGAAACGTTTTTATTACCGGCTACTCCTGGTCCGATAACTTTCCCACTACGGCGGGGAGTTTCGACGAAAGTTTTAATGGCGTAAAGGAGGCCTTTGTGTCGAAATTCAACAATGATCTTTCCACTTTAC carries:
- a CDS encoding DNA-binding response regulator translates to MKEISIDRKPIGSGIENPVASQNVDMEKAKTKEKPLILLVEDNPDVVAYVASCLGGYRLAVAKNGQEGYDIATEIIPDLIISDVMMPVMDGFEFCRKVKSDERTDHIPVIMLTARADMDSKIEGLELGANAYLPKPYEKQELLLTIRNLFELRDNMRRRHQNIAGLVDASEPKNMKEAAIEDPFVARVREMIEEHITDFNLNVDQLAKELYLSPSQFRRKLDALTGFSPNSFIRFLRLKKAKTLLQDPELSITAVAFDSGFSDPSYFTRVFKQEFGKTPVDWRMENPSEALP
- a CDS encoding class I SAM-dependent methyltransferase — translated: MKKPLRYRNGIPFFYDKTATDFKKDIYERYDDMVVRQTALHLADALWGHYPIQAVLDFAEEHYQNYPEHNILEVGCGVGRWIGSLAKSFPKSKCHGIDYSYQMLKRAREFWVDGKELIIDLRSKGFSDRLKIQGHQLENLQLGLAKASDLPFAKESQDLVLSSFLLDRLENPGEGLLEMHRVLKPNGLLILITPLNFKQAEHWAAYYPPVKLVELLTKIGFAIIDWQEEIIIREPIDFRDNAVTWKCLGVIASKAK